TGTTGAACAGTCTGGGAGCTGATTTCAATGTTATGTTGCGGACAAATGGGCCTTCCTACTCGAGCAAAAAGTAAACGAAGATAGTCATAAATTTCCGTTACCGTCCCTACTGTTGAACGAGGATTTTTACTAGTGGTTTTTTGATCGATAGAAATAGCAGGAGAGAGCCCTTCTATCGCATCAACATCTGGTTTATCCATCTGCCCTAAAAACTGACGTGCATAAGCCGAAAGAGATTCAACGTAACGTCGCTGCCCTTCTGCATAGATCGTATCAAATGCTAGTGATGATTTCCCTGAACCAGATAGCCCAGTTAAAACGACAAGCTGATTACGCGGGATGGTCACATCAATATTTTTTAAGTTGTGAGAGCGAGCTCCTTTAACAATGATATTGTCTAATGCCATATTTTCCATTCACCCTTCCGCTTTCAATTCTATAATCACATCGCGAAGCTCTGCTGCCCGTTCGAAATTCAAGTCTTTAGCCGCTTCCTTCATTTCTTTTTCCATTCTTTCAATCACTTGTTCACGATCTTTTTTACTTAATTTTTGTTTCGGTGCTTTCGTGAAAGCGTCATACGCTGCTTCTTCTTCAGCAGCATAAGTAGCTTGAATAAGCTCAGGAATGGCTTTTTGTATCGTTCGAGGCACAATGCCATGCTTTTCATTATGCGCTTTTTGAATGTTACGGCGACGTTTCGTTTCTTCTATCGCTACCTGCATAGAATTAGTTATTTTGTCTGCGTACATAATAACGTGGCCATTCGCATTTCTTGCTGCTCTACCCATCGTTTGAATCAAGGAACGCTCCGCTCTTAAAAAGCCTTCTTTATCCGCATCTAATATAGCAACGAGTGAGACTTCTGGAATATCAAGCCCTTCCCTCAATAGATTAATACCGACAAGAACATCAAATTCTCCTTTTCTTAATTCACGAATAATTTGGATGCGCTCTAGTGTTTTTATATCAGAATGCAAATACTTAACACGGATACCTACTTCCTTAAAATAGTCCGTTAAATCTTCAGACATCTTTTTCGTTAATGTTGTTACAAGTACTCGTTCTTGCCTTTCCTTTCTCAATCGGATCTCTTCAATCAAATCGTCAATTTGTCCTTCAATCGGTCGTATGTCTACCGATGGATCTATCAAACCGGTAGGACGGATGATTTGCTCCACCATTTTTGGACAATGCTCAATTTCATAGGGACCAGGTGTGGCAGAGACGAAAATTGTTTGATGTATATGCTTCTCAAATTCTTCAAACTTTAGAGGGCGGTTGTCTTTTGCAGAAGGTAAGCGAAACCCATGGTCTACAAGAACACTTTTACGTGCCTGGTCTCCGTTATACATGCCGCGCACTTGTGGCAGTGTGACATGCGATTCATCTACGATGATGAGAAAATCATCTGGAAAATAATCGAGTAACGTATATGGCGTTGCACCGGCATCTCGAAAAGTCAAATGTCTAGAATAGTTCTCAATACCAGAACAGTAACCCATTTCGTGCATCATTTCTATGTCATACCTCGTTCGCTGTTCAAGGCGTTGCGCTTCTAACAGTTTCCCCTGTTCATGAAGTATTTTAAGCGTTTCTTCTAATTCTTTTTCAATATTAATAATGGCCCGCTTTAACTTTTCTTCTCGTGTAACAAAGTGAGAAGCTGGAAAAATAGCGACATGTTCCCGTTCACCAAGAATTTCACCAGTTAACGCATCCACTTCAGTAATGCGGTCTATTTCATCTCCAAAAAATTCGATTCGCAAACAATGCTCATCTCTTGAAGCTGGAAAAATTTCGACCACATCACCTCTCACACGGAAAGTTCCTCGGGTAAAATTGATATCGTTTCGTTCATATTGCACATCAACGAGCTGTCTAAGGATGTCATTACGTTCGCGTTCCATACCAGTTCGCAACGATACGACTAAGTCACTATATTCCTCTGGAGAACCGAGACCGTATATACATGATACACTCGCGACAATAATCACATCGTTTCTTTCAAACAATGAGCTTGTTGCTGAGTGCCTAAGCTTATCAATTTCGTCGTTTATACTGGCATCTTTTTCGATGAATGTATCTGATTGAGGAATGTAAGCTTCCGGTTGATAATAATCATAATAACTCACAAAATACTCTACCCGATTGTTTGGGAAGAATTCTTTAAACTCACTATATAATTGGCCAGCTAACGTTTTATTGTGTGCAATGACTAATGTAGGCTTATTGACTTCCTTCACTACATTTGAAACAGTAAATGTTTTACCAGTTCCAGTGGCCCCAAGTAAGGTTTGATATTTTTCACCGTTATGAATGCCTTCAACGAGTTTTTTTATCGCTTGCGGCTGATCTCCTTGAGGGTCGTAAGCAGAAACGAGCTCAAAAGGCGTTAAAGATTCTCCAGACACAGCACTTCCTCCTTTTCCTCTCTATATGAACACAAGGATCGTGTAAACTAAATAAGGCGACAAAAGAATAGCGTTTTCGTAGGTATTACCTTTGTAAATGTTGTTTGACTATTCTCCTATCGTGGTAAACGTCCATTTCTTGTACCGAGGTTACCTCTTTCGCATATTAAAATCAACTACTTCACTTAAGAGAAAC
The Salipaludibacillus sp. LMS25 DNA segment above includes these coding regions:
- the uvrB gene encoding excinuclease ABC subunit UvrB, whose amino-acid sequence is MSGESLTPFELVSAYDPQGDQPQAIKKLVEGIHNGEKYQTLLGATGTGKTFTVSNVVKEVNKPTLVIAHNKTLAGQLYSEFKEFFPNNRVEYFVSYYDYYQPEAYIPQSDTFIEKDASINDEIDKLRHSATSSLFERNDVIIVASVSCIYGLGSPEEYSDLVVSLRTGMERERNDILRQLVDVQYERNDINFTRGTFRVRGDVVEIFPASRDEHCLRIEFFGDEIDRITEVDALTGEILGEREHVAIFPASHFVTREEKLKRAIINIEKELEETLKILHEQGKLLEAQRLEQRTRYDIEMMHEMGYCSGIENYSRHLTFRDAGATPYTLLDYFPDDFLIIVDESHVTLPQVRGMYNGDQARKSVLVDHGFRLPSAKDNRPLKFEEFEKHIHQTIFVSATPGPYEIEHCPKMVEQIIRPTGLIDPSVDIRPIEGQIDDLIEEIRLRKERQERVLVTTLTKKMSEDLTDYFKEVGIRVKYLHSDIKTLERIQIIRELRKGEFDVLVGINLLREGLDIPEVSLVAILDADKEGFLRAERSLIQTMGRAARNANGHVIMYADKITNSMQVAIEETKRRRNIQKAHNEKHGIVPRTIQKAIPELIQATYAAEEEAAYDAFTKAPKQKLSKKDREQVIERMEKEMKEAAKDLNFERAAELRDVIIELKAEG